One Tolypothrix bouteillei VB521301 DNA window includes the following coding sequences:
- a CDS encoding TenA family protein has translation MTLSSNLWEANQDIAQACLQHPFVQGIGDGTLARQKFAYYVGQDAFFLEAFARAYSIAAAKVPNFSDFLTFHSLAGGVLQELKLHEGYAAQWEIDLRCIEPGVATRRYTDFLLSTAWSGDVGLTAAAMSPCMRLYAFLGKQLALNGIPSHQYSDWIRTYSSDDFLPLTQQLETLVDSYASHTALVESTYRYAMFCEQDFFQAAWTFGNH, from the coding sequence ATGACTCTTTCTAGTAATTTGTGGGAAGCCAATCAAGATATAGCTCAAGCTTGTCTTCAGCATCCTTTTGTCCAAGGTATAGGAGATGGTACGCTGGCTCGCCAGAAATTTGCCTACTATGTTGGACAAGATGCCTTTTTCTTAGAAGCTTTTGCGCGTGCTTACAGCATAGCTGCAGCTAAAGTCCCCAACTTTTCAGATTTTTTGACGTTTCATTCCTTAGCAGGTGGGGTTTTGCAGGAACTCAAGTTACATGAAGGATATGCGGCTCAATGGGAAATTGATTTACGTTGTATAGAACCTGGAGTCGCAACCCGTCGTTACACGGATTTTTTATTATCAACTGCTTGGAGTGGGGATGTAGGTTTAACTGCTGCTGCAATGTCCCCGTGTATGCGTTTGTATGCTTTTTTGGGCAAACAATTAGCTCTTAATGGTATTCCCAGCCATCAATACAGTGATTGGATTCGGACTTACAGCAGCGATGACTTTTTACCGCTAACACAACAATTAGAAACTTTAGTTGACAGTTATGCCAGTCATACAGCATTAGTAGAGTCAACTTACCGCTATGCCATGTTTTGCGAACAAGATTTTTTCCAAGCAGCATGGACTTTTGGCAATCATTAG